The nucleotide window TAGAATTGTTTGACTCTCACTATATTAATAGATGCAAATTAATACTACTTAGATTATCTGGGATATTTTTATTTTTGAGACGAGGAAGTCGCTATATCTAATTAATTTGGTGATTAAAGTTATCTATGATAATTTCGCCATAAATTGTCTATATTTATCTAATTTGTATATTCCTTTGATAGAGCTAAACTTAATTGGGGTATTGGAACTCATAGCTTGGAGTTTACTATTATGATTTCTATTCCGAGCTGTACAATCTATTTTAATACCATCTGCCTCTTTTGTTAGCTATATTGCTATATTTGAACAATACTATATTCCCGCAGTTGAGTGTTCACCATTGCGAGGATGATCCGAACGAGTTATATACTCCCACTCCCCTCGATTTGAGGGGACATGAACGACCTTCGAACCGGACTGAGCTACGGCGATGTGCTGTTAGTACCGAAACGGTCGCCGGTTGACAGTCGGGACGATGTTGACCTCTCGACCAACCTCACACCGTCTATCGAACTGAACACTCCACTCGTCTCCGCAGCGATGGATACGGTTACAGAGGACGAGATGGGGATCGAACTCTCCCGTGAAGGTGGCTTCGGTGTGATACATAGATTCCTCGATCCCGAAGAACAGGCTGCCCAAGTCAGAGCGGTTACTACCGCAGGCCAATCCGTCGGGGCTGCAGTCGGTATCAATGAAGACTTCGTAGAGCGCAGTACCGCATTAGTTGAAGCGGGTGTCGATGCTCTCGTCGTAGATGTCGCGCATGGACACCTCGAACGCACGCTGACAGCCGTTGAAACACTTGCTGACGAGTTCCCGGAAACCCCTCTGATTGCCGGCAATGTAGCGACACCCGCAGGCGTTGAAGACCTTGCAGCAGCCGGAGCAGATTGCGTCAAAGTCGGTATCGGTCCGGGGTCCCACTGCACTACTCGAAAGGTGGCTGGTGCTGGTGTCCCGCAACTGACTGCGATTGATGATTGTGCCTCAGTCGCTGATGAGTTGGGTGTCACTATCTGCGCAGACGGTGGGATACGGACGTCCGGAGACGCAGTGAAGGCGTTGATGGCGGGTGCTGATACCGTGATGCTGGGCAGTATCTTCGCTGGGACCGCAGAAGCACCTGGAGAAATCGTCGAAATCGACGGACACCAGTACAAACGCTCACGCGGAATGGCAACTACCGCCGCAGCTGAGGACCGCGATGACAAACATAATAACGTCGATGCTGACGAAGGCGTTGAGGCTCTGACGCCCTACAAGGGGTCGCTAAGAGCAGTTGTAGAGGAATTTTGTGCTGGCATTCGTTCCGGCTTATCATATTGTGGCGGATACACTATTCCCCAGGCGCGTGAAAACGCTGAGTTCATGCGTGTCGCACAAAGTGCGAAGGAACGCGAAGGGTTCCATGCAGACCAAGATTGGGAAGGTGTCAACCTTGATGCTGAAGTGTCTCAAATCGGCCAGTCTGTGACCGAAGCAGCCGCCAACAATAGTGACTGAACGGCTCTGTTGAATACGGGTGCGGTCGGAATCTGAGTGATTAGCACCGGGTCGATAGCGGCGAGTCCGTGACCTTATTCTCAGAATTCACCGTACCGTGTTTGTGTTCATACGGTCGGGTTGTACGAGTACTTGATATCTATGGTGTATGCTAAGATGGGCTATTCCATCTCGCTAACTTGTTTGGCGATATGTTCGCCGAACGGCAGAGATGATGTGAGCCCCGGCGACACCGCGTTGAGGACGTGAACTGCATCATCGGTTTCGATAGTCAGCGGGTCTTTGACGAGGTCCCCGTCGGCGCTCACGAGTTGCGCTCGAATCCCCGAATAGCTCTTGTTGAGGTCGTTCGATCTAATGCCCGGAACTAATCGCTGGGCGGCCTCGGTGAATTTGCTCTTGCGGTAGGACTTGTTTAGCTCCGACCAAGCGACAGCGAGCATCGTTTTCGAACTCAAGAGTTTCTGAAACCCATCATATGCGACTATGTCCTTGAGTTCCGACAGATCTGCGTCCGTGTTTTGGTATGCTTCTCGACCGAAAGCGAGAACGGCGTTTGGCCCGACGATCACTTTTCCGTCCGTTCGCCGTGTATAGTGTACTCCCAAAAACGGCAGTTCCGGGTCCGGTGTCGGATAGATCATGGTTTGGCAGACATCTGACCGATCCGGTGTCACCTCGTAGTACTCACCGCGGAACGGAATCATCTGGTAGTCTTCACCGACCCCAACTTGTTGTGCCAACGTGTCGGCGTGGAGGCCGGCAGCGTTCACCAGATGCGTGGCGTCTATCTCGCTATTGCTGGTTGTGAGGCGGTACCCGGATGTCTTCTTTCGCACTCGTTCAACCGCGTGTCCCGTGTAAAGCGAGACATCGTTCTGCTGGATTTCGCGTGCGAGCGCGTAGACGTACTGTTGAGAATCGACCGAGGCCGCCTCGGGTGCATACAACGCCGCCTGCCCTACCGCGTGTGGTTCGTGTTCCTGTATCTCTGCACAGGAGTCCAGACGTTCGTACTCGACGCCGTTTGCCTCCGCTTGTGAAGCTAACACGTCTAAATGCTCCTCTTCGTGGTCGGTCTTAGCGACGACGAGGACACCAAATTCCTCACACGGGATGTTGTGGTCGGCGCAGTACTGTTTCATCCGGCGTGTTCCTTCGGTCGCAAACTGTGCCTTCTTCGAGTTCGGTGGGTAGTTGAATCCGGGATGGAGAACACCGGAGTTACGGCCGCTTTGATGTTCTGCGAGGTGGTGTTCTTTTTCGAAGACGGCAATGTCGAGGTCAGTCAGCTCTGTGAGATGCTTCGCTGTTGATAGTCCGACACAGCCGCCACCGATGATGGCGACATCGTGGTGCTTCATTGCTAACTGCTCGCACAATGACGCGACTCGGTGATATGTATGTCGCCATAGACACGATTTGCTCGTCCTTGGACTTTCGTCTCACGTCGCGGCGCTGGACCAAGATTTATTATCTGGTTCAAAGAACGGATACGTAATGCTCGACTATGTGGACTTAGAGAGTAAGCTATCCAGCGAAGAACGAATGATCCGTGACTCGGTGCGCGAGTTCGTCCAGAACGAAGTCAAACCGGATATCGCCGACCATTACGTCGAAGGGACATTTCCGACCGAGTTAATCACGGAGTTCGGTGAACTCGGACTGTACGCACCGAACCTTGAGGGCTATGGCCTTCCAAACGTCAGCGAGCGGGCGTACGGGCTGATCATGCAAGAACTGGAGGCCGGCGACTCGGGTCTTCGCTCGATGGCGAGCGTCCAAGGTGCGCTCGTCATGTACCCGATTCACGCATTCGGGAGCGAAGCACAGAAAGACGAGTGGCTTCCGAAACTCGGTTCGGGCGAGGCGGTCGGATGCTTCGGTCTGACAGAACCGGAGCACGGGTCGAATCCATCGGCCATGGAAACCTACGCCGAACGTGACGGCGACGAGTACGTGCTCAATGGATCGAAAACGTGGATCACGAACTCACCCATCTCGGATGTCGCGGTCGTCTGGGCACGTGACCGATCCAGCGAAGATACGCCGGTTCGAGGGTTCCTCGTCGAAACGGACCGCGATGGCGTCACGACGAACAAAATAGACGATAAGCTGTCGCTTCGCGCATCGATTACCGGCGAAATCGCCCTCCAGAACGTTCGCATTCCCACCGAGAATGTCCTTCCGAACGTCAAAGGCATGAAGGGACCACTGTCCTGCTTGACGCAGGCACGATACGGAATTGCCTGGGGTGCTATCGGTGCTGCAAAGGACGCTTTCCGGGAGGCCCAAGACTACGCAACTGACCGGGAACAGTTCGGACAGCCAATCGGCGGATTCCAACTCCAGCAACAGAACCTCGCCGAGATGGCCACGCAGATCACGCTCGCGGAACTACTCGCGCACCGACTCGCTGAACTCAAAGAACAGGGGAACCTCCGGCCAGAACACGTTTCGATGGCCAAACGGAACAACGTGCGTATGGCTCGTAACCAAACTCGCGTCGCACGCGAGATGCTCGGCGGAAACGGCATTACGACCGACTACTCGCCGATGCGTCATATGGCTAATATGGAGACGGTGTACACCTACGAGGGTACTCACGACATCCACACGCTCGTTCTCGGAAAAGACCTCACGGGCATCCCCGCGTTCGACTAAAGTCACAGCGAACAATCTGTACGCCGACGGTTTTCTGCTGCTGTTCTCGACTTCGATTCCCACCCCATCGTTTATTATACACTGCGAAAATGTTCAATCAGCGACTTCGGGCCAGCCACCGTACCGTACCGTACCGTACCGTACCGTACCGTACCGTACCGTACCGTACCGTACCGTACCGTACCGTACCGTACCGTACCGTACCGTACCGTACCGTACCGTACCGTACTGGCCTCCTCAGCGATAGCGAACGGACAATGTTCCCAATCGGCAACTAGTATGCAGACAATGTGCAGATTTGCGACGGTGACGACACTGTCACCATCGACTTCCGAACTGAATCGGCAGCCGACTACCCCCTCTCGGCGGATGGCTGGAGGCAGTCATGAGTAATCCGGGGAGGCCTCACGGAGACTCTATCGAACGCCGAGTGCAGGGTGACCTTCCCTCCACCGACGCTGAGACGGCGGCAGCGCGTATCGCTTCCGATGCGACCGTTCTCACGAGCGGGTTCGGGAGTGTCGGGTATCCGAAAGCAATCCCGTTGGCTCTCGCGAACTCCGACCGCGACCTCAGACTGACGCTCGTAAGCAGTGGGAACGTCGGAGACGAAATCGACGTTGACCTCGTCGAGTCAGGTGCCATCTCACGACGGTTCTCGTATCAATCATCCAGCGTCGCTCGACGTGCGACGAACCGGCGCGATATCGCCTTCAGCGACCGAAACGCATCGTCTATCGGTGACGAAGTACAGTACGGGGGGATGGTTGATCCCGACGTGGCTATCGTCGAGGCGGTCGCCGTGGGCGAAGGATGGTTCGTTCCGTCAACGTCTGTCGGTCAGGTTCCGGCGTTCGTCGAAGCCGCCGACGAGCTATTCATCGAACTGAACCACCAACATCCGCTTGGCCTCCAGTCCGTCCACGATATCTACCGTCCCGACTCCCCGCCGAACCGGACGCCCATCCCACTCACCGACCCGGGTGGCAGAATCGGCACGTCGTACGTCCAGTTCGCCCCGGAAAAGTTGGTTGGCGTCGTCGAAACCGACCGCGCGGACTCGACGTACACGTTCCGCGACCCGACAGACGACGATTTAGCGATTGCTGCGAACCTCCGGTCGTTCCTCTCCGATGAGATGGAACGCTCGCCGGTATTCGACGATGCGATACATCTCCAGTTCGGCGTTGGGTCGCTCGGAAACGCTCTGATGGGCGAACTTAGAGCGCTCGACTTCGGTGACAGAGATGTCGTCTACTACGGCGAGTTGATCCAAGACGGGCTTCTCGACATGCTCGACTCCGGCAGATTGGCGTCTGCAAGCGCGACTTCGATGGCACTGACCGCAGACGGTCAACGACGCCTCTTCGAGGATATCGAGCGGTACGCCGAAGACATCGTTCTCCGCCCGGCGGACGTTGCAAACCACCCCGGACTTATCGATCAGTTCGGCGTCGTCGGCGTCAACAGCGCCATCGAGTTCGACATCTACGGTAACGTCAACTCGACGCATATCCGTGGAAAGCGGATGGTGAACGGTATCGGCGGATCGGCAGACTACAACCGAAACGCGTTGCTTTCGATCTGTGCGCTCCCGTCGGCCCTCGATGATGGAGAGACCTCCCGTGTCGTCCCCATGACGTTCCACGTCGATCACACAGAACACGACATCGACGTATTCGTCACCGAACAGGGTGTTGCCGACGTACGTGGCTGTTCGCCCGTCGAACGCGCGGAGCGAATCATCGAACACTGCGCACATCCGTCGTTCAAGTCGGACTTACAATCGTATTTGGACGATGTGAAGGCACAGTCCAACCACATCCCACACGATGTGGCGCGTGCCGCGGAGTGGTACGAGTCCTGAGAGATTGGCGACTCGTCTCCCGGTTCTCTATCCACCCGCGATCAGAAACAGAAAGAGCCAGTAGAGAAATCCGCTGGTAAGAATGACAGCGACGATCCCTTCGAGGACGTTGGTGTAGGTTTCCCCGTAGGTCTCCCGGAACCGCTGGACTGCTTGGAACCGGTTCCAGATCGGCATGAGCGGTTCCGGAACGAACGCTTCGAATCCACCGACGTTCTCGGTTGTTCCGTCAGTTGCACTCATTGGTCTACCCCCGAAGAGAAGGGAAGCTTCTTTCCGTCAGTCATCATCTTCTCTGCGACGAACACGCCGACGAACACGAGTCCTCCGGCGGCCTTCGCTATCTGCCCCGGATAGACCATCACGAACATCCCGAGGACAGTCAGTGACAGTCGAAGTGCGGTACGGGGACCGGCGTTGATTTTGAACGGATAGTTGAGGCCGTATATCATCGTAATACTTCCCATTAGCACCAACGTCCCGGCGACGAGCCCGGGTGTCGTGAGATCCATCGAGATCATCGCGGGGTTGTAGACGAATGCGATGGGGAGGATGAAAAGCGGCGCGGCGATCTTGATCGCAGCACCGCACACCCGCCAGAAATTCGCCTCCGCGATACCCGCTGTGACCACCGCAGCCGTTGCGACGGGCGGCGTGATGCCAGCCAGAATAGCCGCGTAGAACACTGTGTAGTGTGCGGCAATCTTCGGGATTCCGAAGTCGGTGACGAGTGTCGGTGCGATGAGGATTGCGACGATAACGTACGCTGCGACGGTCGGCATGCCCACGCCCATTAGAATCGAAACGAGCATCGCCAAGAGAACGGCGAGCAGCAGCATCCCGCCCGAAAGATCCATGAGAAGCAGTGCGATCTTGTTCGGCACGCCAGTTACGCTGAAGATGTCGATGACGCCGTTGACTGCCACGAGGATGATCGCGATGGGCGCGAGGATGATTGCCCCCCGACGGAAGCCGTGAACAGTGTTGCGGAGTTGCTGGACGATTTCCGTTCCCGGAGACGTGCTGGTGTTATCAACGAGTCGTTGCACAACCGGGATTGTGACACCGCAGACGACCATCGACACGATTGTCCACAGCGCAGCGGTCATGACTGTGAACTGGAGGATTCCTAAGAGGTAAATCAGGACGCAGAACGGAATGCCGAACCGAACCGACTCGAACGCCTTCTGCCTCGTCGTGAGTTCGTCGTCGAAGAACTCCTCGAAGTCCATCCCCTGACTACTGGCGTCGCTGATGGCGACGTAGTGGACGGCAATACCGATACAGGCCACCAGTATCGCAGCGGGAATCAGTCCCGCAGTAACGATGTCGAGGTAAGAGACTTGGAGATACGACGCCATGACGAATGCGGACGCTCCCATGACCGGCGGCAGCACTTGTCCCGATGTCGAAGCCACCGACTCGATACCTGCGGCTCGGTGAGAAGACATTCCGCTGTCTTTCATGGTCGGAATCGTGAACGACCCGGTCATTGCGGCATTGGCGGTGTAGGACCCGTTGATAGAGCCGATGACTGCCGACGCCAACACAGCCGTTTGTGCGACACCGGACTCGATATACTTCCCCGACTGGATTGCGACCCGGAGAATCAGGTCGAACGCACCATAGCCGAACAGCAGTCCGGCATACAGTAGAAACGGTGCAATCCACGCCGCCGTCAGTTGTGTGAGGCTTCCATAGAATCCGTAGAGATCCGTGACGAGCGATTGTAGAAGCGTCAACTCCGTCATCCCGCCGTGGTTCAAAATCCCCGGTGCGTAGTTGCCGTACATGCCGTATACGATTGCACCGCCGACGAGTCCGAGAAAGAGATTCCCGAACTCTCGCCACGTGAGATAGAGAATCGAGAGGATAACGAGTCGCGCGAGCATGTACTCGTGCTCTAACGCGTACCCCTGCTGCATGACATACACCTGTTGGAAGTTCGTTGCGAAGTACAACGATGCGCTGATCAGGATAATCGCCGACGGGAGAAGAACCGCGGCGTCGATCCGGTTGCCGTCTTCGAGCGCCTGTCGTGTTTGATCGAGTGCGTAGACGCTCATGATGCCGCCGACGAAGATGACACCGTACTTGACACGCGACATCTCCTGTGTGTATGCCCACCCGAGGACGATGAGCCAAAACACGATGGCGCTCATCGTGACGCTCACGTCTAATCCGCGTGTGACTCTGGTTCTGAAACTACGCTGTTGGTCTGTCTTTGAACTCATTTTTACTCACTGTTGATATTCCGCTTATTCACCGACTGAGAGGCTCTCGTCCCACGCCTCGTTCTCCTTGTAGTACTTTGCTGCTCCGGGGTGGACCGGGATCTTCTCACGGGCGGATCCGAGCATGTCTGCGGTGGATTCGAAGTCGTTGAACTGCGCTTCGGCTTCGTTCACCACGTCGTTGTGTTCATCCACGACGCGACACAGTTCGTAGACCGCATCCGCGTTCGCCTCCGGCGTGAAGGTGTAGTTAACCTCGAGGTCCCACGTGAACACTTCGTCAGTTCCGATGTCTTGTTGCATGCTCCAGTCACTCATCGATATTGTCGATGATCCCGCGCCGCTGTATGTCGCAACGGACTCTTTGAGTGCATCTGTCGGTTCGACGTAGTGAACGTCGAGACGTGCGTCGTATTCAGTCACCCAGCCTGTATATCCCGCACCGGGCGTTCCATACGCAATCGCGGCGTCGATTCGGCCTTCTTCCATCGCACCGGGTGCGTCGCCGACACCCATATTCTGGATGTTCATCTGCTCGTAGATTTCCTTGGTCGGATCCTGTGACCAGACGTCGAGCGTCGTCGCACGCGTCGAGTATCCCGGCTCTGCGGGGTAGACATTTTTCCCCGCGAGATCATCGAACGTCTCGATGTCTGTTCCGTCACGAGCGATGAGGTAGATGCTGTAGGGGAAGGCGTAAAACCCGTAGTACGGGATCTCATCTACCGATTTATCGGAGAAACTTCCGCGGTCGGTGAGCGCCTTCGTCAGTGAGTTGTTGTCCGTGATGCCGCCGCTGAATTGGTCTTGGGCCATCCGGTAGATGGTGCCCACGTAGCCCGGACTCTCGACTGTGGCGTAGTCGAGTTTATCGCTGTGCTGACTGACCGTCCGCTCGACCGCCAAACCGACGTTTTTCGTCCCACCGGCGGATGTTCCGATGCGGAGTGACAACTCGCCACCTCCGCTGTCACCGGTTCCGCTTTGATCGCCACTGCCCCCGCCTGAGCCACCACCGGGGGAGTTGCTGGTATCTCCAGTACTGCTGGAGCAGCCAGCAAGCCCGACTATTCCAGCAGTTGTTGCGCCATACAGGAACTCACGTCGTTGTAATGTATCATCAACCATGGTTGTATGTGACTACCAGACACAAGTATCAAATATTCATATTTATAGCTTATGATGAACAATCGTGATAGCAAATCGGTCCCTGCTATTATTTCTCGTCTCCGAACAGCAACTCCTTCTGATTTCGTGTCCGATGATATCGAACATTCTTTATGGTATTCGTTGGTATCAATAGTCATGATAAACGAAGACAACGGGGGTGTGCCCGACACCGTTCAATCGGCGCGGACGCTGTTCGATGTCCTGCAGTGCGTCAAGGAAGATCAGGGGAAGACGGTCTCTGAGGTTTCAGACGACCTTGAGTATGCGAGAAGTACGGTACATAGACACCTTCGGACTCTCGAAGATCTCGGGTATTTGATCCACCGTCCCGATGGATATCACGTCGGACTCAAATTTCTCGACTTGGGTGTGAGTGCGAGAGACAATTACGTCGGCTACGACCTCATCCGTGAGAAAGTCGAAGAGATTGCGGAGACGACCGGTGAACGCTGCCAGTTCTTTGTCGAAGAGCACGCGGAAGCAGTCTATCTCGCTCGCTCTGTGGGTGAGCATGCTGTGCAAACTGATCCCGGACTCGGTAGTCGTATTCCCCTCTACGCTGCGTCTGCGGGCAAAGCGATTCTCGCCGAACTCCCCGAGCAGGAACTGTCCGAGTACATCGAACAGGTCGAGTTCGAGCAACTAACTGAGAACACGATTACCGATCCTGCGGTACTGCGTGACGAGTTAGCAGAGATACGCGAGCGAGGGTACGGCTTTAACAGACAGGAGACGGTCCGTGGGACGCATGCGGTCGGTGTCGCTGTGACGGCCCCCGAAGGCGGAGCAATTGGTGGACTCAGTGTCACCGGACCATCTCACCGTTTGAAGGGTGACCAGTTCGAAAACGTTCTTCCAAACCTGCTTTTGGGCGCTGCAAACGAACTCGAACTAAACATCGCGTTCTCTTGAGGAACTGAACGGGTACGACCCAGCCCTCGCTGTTCCGTGTTTCACCGTCTTTACTTGAGATGTCCGATGGTATCGGACACGATTAGTTCTCCGTCGTCGCTGAACTAGCTGAGTGTGCTGTGAGAACTGACTCCTGTCGTCGTAGACCGACGGTGTCGCTGAGTCGTGGACGCTCACAACTGTCGCTCACGTCTCGTAGATTACATCCGTATGAATGTAATGCTATTACTCAAAGCCCACCTTCGAGACGGGCGGTGATAGTGGTGATGACAGACGCAACAGCAGGTGGCGATCTGTGGGCAAAAACAGACTGTACAGATTTGATCTATCTGGCTCGCTATCTGAATATAATCTGGCGGATTTTGGTCACTTATCCGGCTCTTGAGTTTGATTCACCGAACTAGCTGAGGATATACTGACATATTATCTCTACTTACTCACGTATCGGATATCGTTATATCTGTTTTACACATAGACTTCGTTGATATCCTGTCAATTCGAACATATATCCGCTCATTCTACGTTCGATTTCCTGATTCTCTAATAGAATCCCGTCGGTGATCAGGTCCAGAGACGTTTGTCAAACGCTTGGTCTACGGAGCTATTTGCGGCCGCTGCGCCGACCTCGCTTGTAAAGACAGCAGGATCGCCGCCACCGCGTTTGATGGTGTTTAGCGCGGAGGTGAGGTCGGGACTCCCACGCTCGAATACGAACGATCCGACTGCGATCCGTCCGGGAAGGTCCTTCTGAAATAGAGGTGGTCCGATGTCCGACGTTTGCTCGTGAGCGAGGACAGTCCGAGCGACAGTCGCATTCCCGTATTCGACGTACGTGAAGTACGTCGTGAAGTTCGCGGACGGAGTCAGGCCTCCTGCATCGACGTTGCTATCGGTAAGTTGGACGACGAAGAGGCTACC belongs to Halogeometricum borinquense DSM 11551 and includes:
- a CDS encoding guanosine monophosphate reductase, encoding MNDLRTGLSYGDVLLVPKRSPVDSRDDVDLSTNLTPSIELNTPLVSAAMDTVTEDEMGIELSREGGFGVIHRFLDPEEQAAQVRAVTTAGQSVGAAVGINEDFVERSTALVEAGVDALVVDVAHGHLERTLTAVETLADEFPETPLIAGNVATPAGVEDLAAAGADCVKVGIGPGSHCTTRKVAGAGVPQLTAIDDCASVADELGVTICADGGIRTSGDAVKALMAGADTVMLGSIFAGTAEAPGEIVEIDGHQYKRSRGMATTAAAEDRDDKHNNVDADEGVEALTPYKGSLRAVVEEFCAGIRSGLSYCGGYTIPQARENAEFMRVAQSAKEREGFHADQDWEGVNLDAEVSQIGQSVTEAAANNSD
- the lhgO gene encoding L-2-hydroxyglutarate oxidase; this encodes MKHHDVAIIGGGCVGLSTAKHLTELTDLDIAVFEKEHHLAEHQSGRNSGVLHPGFNYPPNSKKAQFATEGTRRMKQYCADHNIPCEEFGVLVVAKTDHEEEHLDVLASQAEANGVEYERLDSCAEIQEHEPHAVGQAALYAPEAASVDSQQYVYALAREIQQNDVSLYTGHAVERVRKKTSGYRLTTSNSEIDATHLVNAAGLHADTLAQQVGVGEDYQMIPFRGEYYEVTPDRSDVCQTMIYPTPDPELPFLGVHYTRRTDGKVIVGPNAVLAFGREAYQNTDADLSELKDIVAYDGFQKLLSSKTMLAVAWSELNKSYRKSKFTEAAQRLVPGIRSNDLNKSYSGIRAQLVSADGDLVKDPLTIETDDAVHVLNAVSPGLTSSLPFGEHIAKQVSEME
- a CDS encoding acyl-CoA dehydrogenase family protein — its product is MLDYVDLESKLSSEERMIRDSVREFVQNEVKPDIADHYVEGTFPTELITEFGELGLYAPNLEGYGLPNVSERAYGLIMQELEAGDSGLRSMASVQGALVMYPIHAFGSEAQKDEWLPKLGSGEAVGCFGLTEPEHGSNPSAMETYAERDGDEYVLNGSKTWITNSPISDVAVVWARDRSSEDTPVRGFLVETDRDGVTTNKIDDKLSLRASITGEIALQNVRIPTENVLPNVKGMKGPLSCLTQARYGIAWGAIGAAKDAFREAQDYATDREQFGQPIGGFQLQQQNLAEMATQITLAELLAHRLAELKEQGNLRPEHVSMAKRNNVRMARNQTRVAREMLGGNGITTDYSPMRHMANMETVYTYEGTHDIHTLVLGKDLTGIPAFD
- a CDS encoding acetyl-CoA hydrolase/transferase C-terminal domain-containing protein; the protein is MSNPGRPHGDSIERRVQGDLPSTDAETAAARIASDATVLTSGFGSVGYPKAIPLALANSDRDLRLTLVSSGNVGDEIDVDLVESGAISRRFSYQSSSVARRATNRRDIAFSDRNASSIGDEVQYGGMVDPDVAIVEAVAVGEGWFVPSTSVGQVPAFVEAADELFIELNHQHPLGLQSVHDIYRPDSPPNRTPIPLTDPGGRIGTSYVQFAPEKLVGVVETDRADSTYTFRDPTDDDLAIAANLRSFLSDEMERSPVFDDAIHLQFGVGSLGNALMGELRALDFGDRDVVYYGELIQDGLLDMLDSGRLASASATSMALTADGQRRLFEDIERYAEDIVLRPADVANHPGLIDQFGVVGVNSAIEFDIYGNVNSTHIRGKRMVNGIGGSADYNRNALLSICALPSALDDGETSRVVPMTFHVDHTEHDIDVFVTEQGVADVRGCSPVERAERIIEHCAHPSFKSDLQSYLDDVKAQSNHIPHDVARAAEWYES
- a CDS encoding TRAP transporter permease: MSSKTDQQRSFRTRVTRGLDVSVTMSAIVFWLIVLGWAYTQEMSRVKYGVIFVGGIMSVYALDQTRQALEDGNRIDAAVLLPSAIILISASLYFATNFQQVYVMQQGYALEHEYMLARLVILSILYLTWREFGNLFLGLVGGAIVYGMYGNYAPGILNHGGMTELTLLQSLVTDLYGFYGSLTQLTAAWIAPFLLYAGLLFGYGAFDLILRVAIQSGKYIESGVAQTAVLASAVIGSINGSYTANAAMTGSFTIPTMKDSGMSSHRAAGIESVASTSGQVLPPVMGASAFVMASYLQVSYLDIVTAGLIPAAILVACIGIAVHYVAISDASSQGMDFEEFFDDELTTRQKAFESVRFGIPFCVLIYLLGILQFTVMTAALWTIVSMVVCGVTIPVVQRLVDNTSTSPGTEIVQQLRNTVHGFRRGAIILAPIAIILVAVNGVIDIFSVTGVPNKIALLLMDLSGGMLLLAVLLAMLVSILMGVGMPTVAAYVIVAILIAPTLVTDFGIPKIAAHYTVFYAAILAGITPPVATAAVVTAGIAEANFWRVCGAAIKIAAPLFILPIAFVYNPAMISMDLTTPGLVAGTLVLMGSITMIYGLNYPFKINAGPRTALRLSLTVLGMFVMVYPGQIAKAAGGLVFVGVFVAEKMMTDGKKLPFSSGVDQ
- a CDS encoding TAXI family TRAP transporter solute-binding subunit; translation: MVDDTLQRREFLYGATTAGIVGLAGCSSSTGDTSNSPGGGSGGGSGDQSGTGDSGGGELSLRIGTSAGGTKNVGLAVERTVSQHSDKLDYATVESPGYVGTIYRMAQDQFSGGITDNNSLTKALTDRGSFSDKSVDEIPYYGFYAFPYSIYLIARDGTDIETFDDLAGKNVYPAEPGYSTRATTLDVWSQDPTKEIYEQMNIQNMGVGDAPGAMEEGRIDAAIAYGTPGAGYTGWVTEYDARLDVHYVEPTDALKESVATYSGAGSSTISMSDWSMQQDIGTDEVFTWDLEVNYTFTPEANADAVYELCRVVDEHNDVVNEAEAQFNDFESTADMLGSAREKIPVHPGAAKYYKENEAWDESLSVGE
- a CDS encoding IclR family transcriptional regulator gives rise to the protein MINEDNGGVPDTVQSARTLFDVLQCVKEDQGKTVSEVSDDLEYARSTVHRHLRTLEDLGYLIHRPDGYHVGLKFLDLGVSARDNYVGYDLIREKVEEIAETTGERCQFFVEEHAEAVYLARSVGEHAVQTDPGLGSRIPLYAASAGKAILAELPEQELSEYIEQVEFEQLTENTITDPAVLRDELAEIRERGYGFNRQETVRGTHAVGVAVTAPEGGAIGGLSVTGPSHRLKGDQFENVLPNLLLGAANELELNIAFS